From Salvia splendens isolate huo1 chromosome 3, SspV2, whole genome shotgun sequence, a single genomic window includes:
- the LOC121797084 gene encoding phospholipase D gamma 1-like: MAHLTYGSYHCQGVQIVPFKTSMTPLSMFLLHGNLEIHVKGAKNLPNMDLVNSSIGDMIGTFCGKIQTSDPYVTVAISGAVICRTFVLRDDENPVWDQHFNVPVAHYGTEVQFIVKDNDFVGSEIIGAVGIPIQQLITGARMTGAYPIIGANGKPCNRGSSLSLWIQYIPMEYLPIHHEGVTGTYFPLRTGGTVTLYQDAHVHKGSLPDVVLSDGTVYKNGNCWRDIYDAISQARWLVYITGWSIYHMVHLVRDDPLVTNGSLGELLKAKSQGVRILLLVWDDPTSTTIFGYKTEGVMNTGDDETKRYFKNSCVKVLLCPRSAGKGSRAKKQETGTIYTHHQKSVIVDAVAGNNRRKIIAFVGGLDLCKGRYDTPEHPIFSTLLTVHKDDYHNPNFVTNKSFSGKMVVMDADIWIQDVTLEAWYENPESLECVRRRRWMGQLNWQQF, translated from the exons ATGGCTCACTTGACCTATGGCTCATACCATTGTCAGGGAGTGCAGATTGTCCCATTCAAGACCTCAATGACTCCATTGAGCATGTTCTTGCTTCATGGGAATCTGGAGATTCATGTGAAGGGAGCCAAGAATCTCCCGAACATGGATCTAGTCAACAGTAGCATAGGTGACATGATAGGCACTTTTTGTGGAAAAATCCAAACAAGTGACCCTTATGTCACAGTTGCCATATCTGGTGCTGTAATCTGCAGGACTTTTGTGCTAAGAGATGACGAAAATCCCGTCTGGGACCAGCATTTCAATGTCCCAGTAGCACATTACGGCACAGAGGTGCAGTTCATCGTTAAAGACAACGATTTTGTGGGATCTGAGATCATAGGGGCTGTTGGGATACCTATACAACAACTAATCACTGGGGCTCGAATGACTGGAGCTTACCCCATCATTGGTGCGAATGGGAAGCCGTGCAACCGGGGTTCTTCCTTGAGCCTATGGATTCAGTATATACCAATGGAGTATCTGCCGATTCACCATGAAGGTGTGACAGGTACCTATTTCCCTCTTAGAACAGGAGGAACTGTCACACTCTACCAAGATGCTCATGTCCATAAAGGTTCACTTCCTGATGTGGTGTTGAGTGATGGCACAGTCTATAAAAATGGTAACTGTTGGCGCGACATATATGACGCGATATCTCAAGCCCGTTGGCTAGTTTACATCACAGGATGGTCTATTTACCATATGGTTCACCTCGTTAGGGACGATCCTCTTGTGACCAACGGTAGCTTGGGTGAGCTTCTGAAGGCCAAGTCTCAAGGAGTGAGAATACTTCTCTTAGTTTGGGATGATCCAACTTCCACAACCATATTTGGATATAAAAC GGAAGGGGTTATGAACACCGGGGATGATGAAACGAAACGCTATTTCAAGAATTCGTGCGTTAAAGTACTGTTGTGTCCCAGAAGTGCTGGGAAAGGCAGCAGGGCTAAAAAGCAG GAAACCGGAACAATCTACACTCATCACCAGAAGAGTGTGATCGTAGACGCGGTCGCGGGTAACAACAGAAGAAAAATCATAGCATTTGTTGGAGGACTTGACCTATGCAAGGGAAGATATGACACTCCAGAGCACCCAATCTTCAGCACATTGCTAACTGTTCACAAAGATGACTATCACAATCCCAATTTTGTG ACTAATAAAAGTTTTAGTGGTAAGATGGTGGTGATGGATGCAGATATATGGATACAGGATGTCACTTTGGAGGCGTGGTATGAGAATCCGGAGAGTTTGGAATGCGTGAGACGAAGAAGATGGATGGGGCAACTCAACTGGCAACAGTTTTGA